ATAGTTAAATTACTTTTGAGAAGTTCAGATTTCATTAAAGTTTCTTTATTTGTTAGAAGACCATTTGATATTAAACATAATAAGCTTTCTATTCATCAAATAGATTTCTCAAGATTACATGATTATAAAGCATTAATCAAAGGAGATGTTCTTTTTTCTTCATTAGGAACAACTAGAAAAGAGGCTGGAGGTAAAATAAGACAGTATTTAGTTGACTTTACCTATCAGTATGATTTTGCTAAAATTGCTTCAGAAAATAGAGTAAGTCAATATTTTTTGGTTTCCTCTTTAGGAGCAAATAAAAAATCTTTTTTTTTCTATCCTAAGATTAAGGGTGATTTAGAAGAGGCTGTCAAACTTCTTAGTTTTCAGAAAATACATATTTTTCAGCCCCCTTCTTTAATACGTCCATTGCATATGATAAGGTTTAGTGAAAAAATATCTTTAAAATTTTTAAGTTTTGTTAATAAATTTGGTCTTCTAATTTCATTTAGACCATTATCAGTTTATGATTTAGCATTAAAAATGATTAGTATGGTTAACTCTAATAATATCAAAAAAATATGTATTTATAGATATAATGACTTTACAAGCGAGGACTAATCACCATTATTGCTATAACTATTATTAGTTATTAATTTCTATTAATTAAATAATATCCTACGCAAATAGTTAAAATTGATGTACTAAACAACAATAGGTCACTTGGCGAAGTGAAATTTTGAGAAAGTTTTAAAACTTTTTCAAAAAACTTAACTATTAATACTATAATAATAACCTTTATGATTTTGTTTTTAAGTTGGTCTAGGTTGTTTATTTTTAAAGTTGAATCAGCAAACTTGCCTTTTGCAAAATCAATTTCACTTATAAATAGTTCATAAACTCCAAATCCAAAAATTAATAATACAATTCCAATTAAAAATAAATCAATTGATGATATAATTTTAAAAAGGAGGTTATTGCTATTGTTAATATTATTATCGAAAATTGGGTTGTTAAATACTATTGCTTGAATAATATCCCATCCTCCCAAAATAAATAAAGTAATTGATGAAATCACAGACATTATTACAGCAATTAAAACTACAAATCTTGTACTCCAAAGTGCGTTTTCAAATTTATCTTCAATCATAATTTTTACTTTAATTACTTGTTTTGACAAATATATAAATTGTATTATAGAAATGAATATTATTTTTTTTAAAAATCTTATTTTGTTATTTTTTATAATTTTTTGAAAAACATTTTTTTTGCTCTCATTTTTCTTATATACTTGTATATTAATAAATCTAAAATTATGGATTCAATTAAGGATGTTAATTTTATAACTTCTCTTCGAAATGAAGTAAACAATTATTTTAAAGACAATAATATTGATAAGGGAGGTAATTTAAATATGTATATAAAAAGTGCATTTATGTTATCTCTATATTTTGTTCCATACTTTTTAATGATGACAGGTGCTATAAATCAGCCTTATTTAATATTTATGTGGGTTTTAATGGGGTTTGGTATGGCTGGTATAGGGATGTCTATTATGCACGATGGAAATCACAATGGTTATTCAAAAAGTAAAACTATTAATAAAATAATGGGCTTTACTCTTCAAATGCTTGGAGGGACTGATAAAATATGGCAGATTCAACATAATAAGCTTCATCATAAATACACAAATGTTCATGACCATGATCCTGATGTTAGTCCAATTAAATTGTTAAGATTTTCACCTGATGCACCCTATAAAAAAATATATAGATTTCAATTTATTTATGCTTGGTTTTTATACGGTCTTATGACTTTTTCATTTGCAACTATAAAAGAATTTAAACAATTAATAGAATGGAAAAAGACTGGTGTTATTTCTGACTCTGAACAACGTGGATTGTTTCTTGAGCTAATATTATGGAAAATAATCTATTATATTTTTATTCTTGTACTGCCAATAATAATATTAAAAATCACATTTTTACATTGGTTTATGTTGTTTTTTACAATGCATTTTATTGCAGGATTTATATTAGCTCTCATTTTTCAAACTGCACATATTGTACCTGAATGTGAACATCAACAATATAATGCTAAGACTGATATAAATACTTGGGCGATTAATCAATTATTAACAACTGCAAATTATGCCCCTAATAGCAAACTTCTTTCTTGGTTTATTGGTGGATTAAATTATCAAATTGAACATCATCTTTTTCCGGGTATTTGTCATGTTCATTATAAAAATATTTCAATTATTGTTAAAAAAATAGCTAGTGATTATGATTTACCTTATCACTGTCAAAGCAACTTTTTTCAAGCAATTATTGCACATGGAAAGATGTTATATTGTTTAGGTCAAAATCATAAGTAATTCATGTCTATTCAAGCATCATTGTTTAATCCTTTTTTTTACTTGAAAGTCTAAATTTCTAGATCACTATACACTAATTTATTACATATTTAAAAATCATAATATAATGTATTGTACTTCCTGTAATTACAAA
Above is a window of Flavobacteriales bacterium TMED191 DNA encoding:
- a CDS encoding semialdehyde dehydrogenase, with translation MQKLHALVLGASGATGKEIVKLLLRSSDFIKVSLFVRRPFDIKHNKLSIHQIDFSRLHDYKALIKGDVLFSSLGTTRKEAGGKIRQYLVDFTYQYDFAKIASENRVSQYFLVSSLGANKKSFFFYPKIKGDLEEAVKLLSFQKIHIFQPPSLIRPLHMIRFSEKISLKFLSFVNKFGLLISFRPLSVYDLALKMISMVNSNNIKKICIYRYNDFTSED
- a CDS encoding YqhA family protein, producing MIEDKFENALWSTRFVVLIAVIMSVISSITLFILGGWDIIQAIVFNNPIFDNNINNSNNLLFKIISSIDLFLIGIVLLIFGFGVYELFISEIDFAKGKFADSTLKINNLDQLKNKIIKVIIIVLIVKFFEKVLKLSQNFTSPSDLLLFSTSILTICVGYYLINRN
- a CDS encoding acyl-CoA desaturase, giving the protein MDSIKDVNFITSLRNEVNNYFKDNNIDKGGNLNMYIKSAFMLSLYFVPYFLMMTGAINQPYLIFMWVLMGFGMAGIGMSIMHDGNHNGYSKSKTINKIMGFTLQMLGGTDKIWQIQHNKLHHKYTNVHDHDPDVSPIKLLRFSPDAPYKKIYRFQFIYAWFLYGLMTFSFATIKEFKQLIEWKKTGVISDSEQRGLFLELILWKIIYYIFILVLPIIILKITFLHWFMLFFTMHFIAGFILALIFQTAHIVPECEHQQYNAKTDINTWAINQLLTTANYAPNSKLLSWFIGGLNYQIEHHLFPGICHVHYKNISIIVKKIASDYDLPYHCQSNFFQAIIAHGKMLYCLGQNHK